One Anolis carolinensis isolate JA03-04 chromosome 4, rAnoCar3.1.pri, whole genome shotgun sequence DNA window includes the following coding sequences:
- the LOC100557359 gene encoding calcium-activated chloride channel regulator 1 encodes MKLNQWHFLMVFVLLHRVTGINVTLNNGGFENVIIAINPGIPEDDKIIDSIKDMVKDASSYLFSATEQRFYFKSVKIIIPLTWTPKPEYKRVTTESYDKADIIVADPFLKYGDDPYTLQYGGCGEPGRYIHLTSNFLTNDSMHDVYGPRGRVLVHEWAHLRWGVFDEYNNDAPFYTTGVNQAEATRCSAGITGQYIFRSNTGAARKCKFEYRTQLYEPGCQFIPDKKQTASASIMYMQSLSSAMQFCNKSNHNIKATNMQNKQCNFRSTWEVIMNSSDYASSFPINSPPSAPAISLLQTHDRVVCLVLDVSGSMTTYDRIARLKQAAELFLLQIIETGSWVGIVTFNSYATRQIGLRQITSDSVRESLKNYLPTSAGGGTIICSGVRQGFQVFLEKYTSTEGCEIVLLTDGEDNSVSSCFAEVQSSGSIIHTIALGPNAAKELEMLADMTGGLKFSATDSLDSNGLIDAFSRISSESGDISQQSIQLESKGEIIKRFEWLDGTVSIDKTVGNDTFFLVTWSTANYPPGILIKSPKGKRYTQDNFVIDNTNVRTARLKIPGTAETGDWIYSVQNTHSTEQVLSVTVTSRAASENVIPVTVKSYLNRESNTFPSPIVIYAEVSQGFLPIVGANVTATVESQSGKSVELDLFDDGSGVDILKSDGIYSRYFTVFTENGRYSIKVRVQGKDKIVRRVRRQSHALYVPGYVENGVINLNAPKPEPSEDDIQTDLGSFSRTTSGGSFVMSGVPPGVPPDVFPPSKITDLEVELNEDDEFLLSWTAPGNDYDSGTAERYEIKMSNNPLELRDATFNSATSLNTSGMTPEVAGTKQSFIYKPEEFPKENGTSIYFAIRAIDNSNNVGEASNIARAVLLLAALPPTPSPSANTEGHTTLSLPPTPSPSANTEGHTTLSLPPTPGPTNILSTYVPNNEKNDSMLNQVTMIVIIVCAAAIVICAIISITICCLHKKKTRHHETGM; translated from the exons ATGAAGCTGAATCAATGGCATTTCTTAATGGTGTTTGTGCTGCTCCATAGGGTTACAGGGATCAATGTAACGCTCAACAATGGTGGGTTTGAAAATGTCATTATTGCAATTAACCCTGGGATACCTGAAGACGATAAAATAATTGACAGCATAAAG GATATGGTTAAAGATGCATCTTCTTATCTCTTCAGTGCGACAGAGCAAAGGTTTTATTTCAAGTCTGTAAAAATTATAATTCCTTTGACATGGACACCCAAGCCTGAATATAAAAGAGTTACTACAGAATCCTATGATAAG gctGATATCATAGTAGCTGATCCTTTCCTAAAATATGGAGATGACCCTTACACCTTGCAGTATGGAGGGTGTGGAGAACCGGGACGCTATATTCATTTGACATCTAACTTCCTGACAAATGACAGTATGCATGATGTTTATGGACCACGAG GCAGAGTCTTAGTCCATGAATGGGCTCATCTCAGATGGGGTGTCTTTGATGAATACAACAATGATGCACCTTTCTATACTACTGGAGTAAACCAGGCTGAAGCAACAAg ATGCTCAGCCGGGATCACTGGACAGTATATATTTCGATCTAACACAGGAGCTGCCAGGAAGTGTAAATTTGAATACCGAACACAACTTTATGAGCCTGGATGTCAATttattccagacaaaaaacaaaccGCTTCAGCATCTATAATGTACATGCAAAGTCTGTCTTCA GCCATGCAGTTTTGTAATAAAAGTAATCACAACATTAAGGCAACAAATATGCAGAATAAACAGTGCAACTTCAGAAGTACCTGGGAAGTCATTATGAACTCCTCTGACTATGCCAGTTCATTCCCAATAAATTCTCCTCCATCTGCACCCGCAATCTCATTGCTGCAAACACATGACAGAGTTGTATGTTTAGTATTGGATGTTTCTGGTAGTATGACTACG TATGATCGTATTGCTCGACTGAAGCAAGCTGCAGAATTATTTCTTCTCCAGATTATTGAAACAGGATCCTGGGTTGGAATTGTAACTTTTAACAGTTACGCAACAAGGCAGATCGGTTTACGGCAGATTACCAGTGACAGTGTGCGGGAATCTCTTAAAAACTATCTTCCTACTTCAGCTGGTGGAGGAACTATCATTTGTTCTGGAGTGCGTCAAGGATTTCAG GTGTTTTTAGAAAAATACACAAGTACAGAAGGCTGTGAAATTGTGCTCTTGACCGATGGAGAAGATAATAGTGTAAGCTCTTGCTTTGCTGAAGTTCAAAGCAGTGGGTCTATAATTCATACCATTGCTTTAGGGCCAAATGCTGCAAAAGAACTGGAAATGTTGGCAGACATGACTG GAGGCTTGAAATTTTCTGCCACTGATAGTCTGGATTCCAACGGCCTCATCGATGCTTTCAGTAGAATTTCATCTGAAAGTGGAGATATCAGTCAACAATCTATTCAG CTTGAAAGTAAAGGAGAAATCATCAAGCGCTTTGAGTGGCTGGATGGAACTGTGTCCATTGATAAAACTGTGGGAAATGATACTTTCTTTTTAGTTACATGGAGCACAGCCAACTACCCACCAGGGATCCTTATAAAATCTCCCAAAGGGAAAAGATATACTCAGGATAACTTTGTGATTGATAACACCAACGTCAGAACAGCCCGACTCAAGATTCCTGGAACTGCTGAG ACAGGAGATTGGATTTATTCTGTTCAGAATACACACTCAACTGAGCAAGTCCTTTCAGTAACAGTCACCTCCCGAGCAGCATCTGAAAATGTGATTCCAGTGACTGTGAAGTCCTATCTGAACAGAGAGAGCAACACCTTTCCTAGCCCAATAGTCATTTATGCAGAAGTCAGCCAAGGATTTTTGCCCATTGTTGGTGCAAATGTCACTGCTACGGTTGAATCCCAGTCTGGTAAATCTGTGGAGCTAGATCTATTTGATGATGGTTCAG GAGTCGATATTCTGAAGTCTGATGGAATCTACTCAAGGTATTTCACAGTTTTCACAGAAAATGGCAGATACAGCATCAAAGTTCGTGTCCAAGGGAAAGACAAGATTGTCAGACGAGTCCGAAGGCAGAGTCATGCCCTCTACGTACCAGGTTATGTGGAAAATG GTGTAATAAACCTGAATGCACCCAAACCTGAACCTAGTGAGGATGATATCCAGACAGATCTTGGAAGTTTCAGCAGAACAACATCAGGAGGTTCTTTTGTCATGTCTGGAGTCCCTCCTGGAGTCCCCCCAGATGTCTTCCCGCCAAGTAAAATCACTGACCTTGAGGTAGAACTCAATGAGGATGACGAATTCCTTTTGTCCTGGACAGCTCCTGGAAATGATTATGATTCAGGAACAG CTGAAagatatgaaataaaaatgaGTAATAACCCCTTGGAACTAAGAGATGCCACCTTTAATAGTGCTACCTCTCTGAACACATCTGGTATGACACCTGAAGTGGCTGGAACCAAACAATCCTTTATTTATAAGCCAGAAGAGTTCCCCAAAGAAAATGGCACCTCCATCTACTTTGCCATCCGTGCCATTGATAACAGCAACAATGTGGGAGAAGCATCTAACATTGCAAGAGCTGTTCTGCTACTTGCTGCATTGCCTCCTACTCCTAGCCCATCTGCAAATACTGAAGGACACACTACTCTTTCATTGCCTCCTACTCCTAGCCCATCTGCAAATACTGAAGGACACACTACTCTTTCATTGCCTCCTACTCCTGGTCCGACAAACATCCTCAGCACATATGTTCCCAACAATGAAAAAAATGACAGCATGTTAAATCAGGTTACCATGATTGTGATCATAGTCTGTGCTGCAGCAATTGTTATTTGTGCCATTATTAGCATAACAATATGCTGTTTACATAAGAAAAAAACAAGACATCATGAGACTGGTatgtga